In the genome of Roseofilum casamattae BLCC-M143, the window TGATCGCTACCCACATTTTGAAAGCTTCCTCCAGAGCCTCACTCTGGTTCATCTCATTCATGAGGCATAACATCTTGACTCTATTGATAAGAGTTTTGGGAATCAGACCGCAGAACTGTGAGTAGTTTGGATCTGAACTTCTGGCCATTTCGGCTGACCTCTGTTGTACTTCTATTTCCTCCATCGTCTCACATCCTTATAAATATTGGATCTTAGACCATTTTAACGTCCTAGTATATAGAGATTTTCAGTCCACAATTACCATTTATTCATTTATCATGATAATGTAATGTCATAACAACACAGCCAATACCTTCTAACTGCTGTCCCTGGTGATGGAAACCAAACACAGAGAGGATTACAAGGCTGTTGTTGCTTCCGGTGTACCTTGACAACCGCATAACCGTGTATCGGGACTTAGACAAGAAAAATAATGAAATCAGGTTATAATACTTGCCATAAGGCGATTTCACGTTGTGATTGACGCGATGAAAGAAACTACTCTATCAGCAATGCCTCCTTGCTTTGACAGGTGGTGTCAAAAATTTGACGACTTATTGAGAACCAAGGCACAAAAAACTGGATTTCGACATTACCTGGGAGGTCTACTCGGAGAAAGCGAACGTAAAAACCTGACTCAGATGGCGGATAATGCCGTCGGTGTAGTCTACAATAGATTACATCATTTTTTAACAGATGCCCCCTGGAAGAGCACGCAAATAAATGACCGTCGTCTCCAAGTGATGAACAAATGCTCTCAAACCAGAATCAAGTCCGGATTTACTCTGATTGTTGATGATACAGGGCATCGGAAAAGCGGCAACCTGACTA includes:
- a CDS encoding transposase; this translates as MKETTLSAMPPCFDRWCQKFDDLLRTKAQKTGFRHYLGGLLGESERKNLTQMADNAVGVVYNRLHHFLTDAPWKSTQINDRRLQVMNKCSQTRIKSGFTLIVDDTGHRKSGNLT